In Mycobacterium sp. JS623, one genomic interval encodes:
- a CDS encoding type ISP restriction/modification enzyme encodes MAAVTAHPGYTRLFEVELETPGIRIPLTKDATLWAESVKLGKKVIWTQTFGRAFADDKDRPFGKVAYPKDNPSRVSNLQSVKEFP; translated from the coding sequence ATGGCAGCCGTCACCGCTCATCCCGGATACACGCGGTTGTTCGAAGTCGAATTGGAGACGCCAGGTATCCGCATTCCTCTAACGAAAGACGCCACGCTCTGGGCAGAGTCGGTCAAGCTCGGAAAGAAAGTCATATGGACCCAGACGTTCGGACGTGCGTTCGCAGACGACAAGGATCGGCCTTTCGGAAAAGTTGCCTACCCCAAGGACAACCCAAGCCGTGTCTCGAATCTCCAGTCGGTCAAGGAGTTTCCGTGA
- a CDS encoding phospholipase D family protein: protein MSDRNDWFLTDAERGNPASKLPAWCEGNRVEPLIHGATYFDRLAAEVEVLRAGDHLFFTDWRGDPDEKMRDDGPTIRELFSAAAKRGVVVKGLVWRSHLDKFAYSEEENQHLGEAIEEAGGEVLLDQRVRFGGSHHQKLVLLRHPGEPSRDVAFAGGIDLCHSRRDDAAHRGDRQAVQMSPRYGEHPPWHDVQLQLRGPVVGALDLTFRERWNDPAPLDMLSPIAWIEDKLRGADLKPGRLPEQPPDPPECGPHAVQVLRTYPDAHFEYDFAPRGERSVARGYSKAMRRARRLIYLEDQYLWSKRVAQLFARALRDNPELHLVAVVPRFPDVDGRLSLPPNMIGRRQAIEACKEASPERVHVFDVENHEGTPVYVHAKVCVVDDVWACVGSDNFNRRSWTHDSELSCAVLDDTGEFARDLRVRLMREHLDLDDADRLDDPGAAVEAMAAAAEALDRWYASGCSGQRPPGRLRTHHPERLGMLTRLWAGPAYRMIYDPDGRSYRDRLTGRL, encoded by the coding sequence GTGTCGGATCGGAACGATTGGTTTCTCACGGATGCCGAACGCGGCAATCCAGCGTCGAAGCTGCCGGCGTGGTGCGAGGGCAACCGGGTTGAGCCGCTGATTCACGGCGCGACGTACTTCGATCGGCTGGCAGCCGAAGTAGAGGTGTTGCGCGCCGGCGACCACCTGTTCTTCACCGACTGGCGCGGCGACCCGGATGAGAAGATGCGCGACGACGGGCCGACCATCCGTGAGTTGTTCAGCGCGGCGGCCAAACGAGGAGTCGTGGTGAAGGGCCTGGTTTGGCGCTCACACCTGGATAAGTTCGCCTACAGCGAGGAGGAGAACCAGCACCTCGGCGAGGCGATCGAAGAGGCCGGGGGCGAGGTGCTGCTCGATCAGCGGGTCCGGTTCGGGGGCTCGCATCATCAGAAGCTGGTGCTGCTGCGGCATCCAGGGGAGCCGTCGCGGGATGTAGCGTTCGCGGGCGGGATCGACCTGTGCCACTCGCGCCGGGATGACGCGGCGCATCGGGGTGACCGGCAGGCGGTGCAGATGTCGCCACGTTATGGCGAGCATCCGCCGTGGCACGACGTGCAACTGCAGCTGCGAGGGCCGGTGGTCGGCGCTCTGGACCTGACCTTTCGGGAGCGGTGGAATGATCCCGCCCCGCTGGACATGTTGTCGCCGATCGCATGGATCGAGGACAAGCTGCGTGGCGCAGACCTGAAGCCGGGCAGGCTGCCGGAGCAGCCACCGGATCCGCCGGAGTGTGGCCCGCACGCCGTGCAGGTGTTGCGCACTTATCCCGATGCGCATTTCGAATACGACTTTGCACCGCGTGGAGAGCGCAGCGTTGCGCGGGGCTACAGCAAGGCGATGCGGCGGGCTCGGCGGTTGATCTATCTGGAGGATCAGTATCTGTGGTCGAAGCGGGTGGCGCAGTTGTTTGCCCGCGCGCTGAGGGATAACCCCGAGTTGCATCTTGTCGCGGTGGTGCCGCGGTTCCCGGATGTCGACGGGCGACTGTCATTGCCGCCCAACATGATTGGCCGGCGACAGGCGATCGAGGCGTGTAAGGAAGCCAGTCCGGAGCGCGTGCATGTGTTCGATGTGGAGAATCACGAGGGCACGCCGGTGTACGTGCACGCAAAGGTCTGCGTGGTCGATGACGTGTGGGCGTGCGTCGGAAGTGACAACTTCAACCGGCGATCGTGGACGCATGACAGCGAATTGTCTTGTGCGGTACTGGATGACACCGGCGAGTTCGCACGCGACCTTCGGGTGCGGCTGATGCGTGAGCATTTGGATCTTGATGACGCCGACCGGCTGGATGATCCGGGCGCGGCGGTGGAGGCGATGGCGGCTGCCGCCGAAGCGCTGGATAGGTGGTACGCGTCCGGGTGCAGTGGACAGCGGCCGCCGGGTCGGTTGCGAACGCACCATCCCGAACGCCTCGGCATGCTCACGCGGCTGTGGGCCGGGCCTGCGTATCGGATGATCTACGACCCGGACGGTCGGTCGTATCGCGATCGACTCACGGGCAGGCTGTAA
- a CDS encoding phospholipase D family protein: MSKLTNWLLTESQRGNPDSDLPAWSEGSRAAALIDGAAYFDRLVTEVEALGPGDHLFFADWRGDADQKLRERGPTVGELFRAAAERGVIVKGLMWRSHPNKFQFNEEQNRHLGEAIERAGGEVLLDQRVRIGGSHHQRLVVIRHLGEPALDVAFTGGIDLCHSRRDDPSHLGDPQAVRMSSRYGDTPPWHDVQLELRGPVVGALDTSFRERWTAKAPLNLLDPIGWIRDKAQGADVTPGALPEKPPDPPPCGPHTVQVLRTYGDALFHYEFATSGERSIARGYTKAVQRAKRLIYLEDQYLWSEEVAQLFVDALTANPQLHLVAVVPRYFDLEGGLGGPPTLVGRHLAIDECRRAGPGRVHIFDVENHCGTPVYVHSKVCVLDDEWACIGSDNFNRRSWTHDSELSCAVVDDTGEFARDLRLRLMREHLDRAADGSEDGGLVDPASAVDEIVASAQELDRWHESGGLGPRPPGRLRVHKAERLHPINRMWAEPVYRLLYDPDGRSYLDRVRRRL; the protein is encoded by the coding sequence GTGTCCAAGCTGACCAACTGGCTTCTGACGGAGTCGCAGCGGGGTAATCCCGATTCGGACCTGCCTGCATGGTCCGAGGGCAGTCGGGCAGCGGCGCTGATCGATGGGGCGGCTTACTTCGACCGTCTTGTCACCGAAGTCGAGGCGCTTGGCCCTGGCGATCATCTGTTTTTCGCCGACTGGCGTGGCGACGCCGACCAGAAGCTGCGCGAGCGCGGACCGACTGTCGGAGAACTGTTCCGTGCGGCGGCGGAGCGGGGAGTGATCGTCAAGGGACTCATGTGGCGCTCGCACCCCAACAAGTTCCAGTTCAACGAGGAGCAGAATCGGCACCTAGGTGAGGCTATCGAGCGGGCCGGCGGCGAGGTGCTGCTGGATCAACGGGTCCGCATCGGCGGGTCGCATCATCAGCGACTGGTCGTCATCAGACACCTTGGCGAACCGGCGCTCGATGTGGCGTTCACCGGTGGCATCGACCTTTGCCACTCCCGGCGCGACGATCCGTCGCACCTCGGCGATCCGCAGGCGGTGCGGATGTCGAGTCGCTACGGGGACACTCCGCCGTGGCATGACGTGCAACTCGAGCTCCGCGGCCCGGTGGTCGGCGCGCTAGACACCTCTTTCCGCGAACGATGGACCGCGAAGGCTCCGTTGAATCTGCTCGATCCGATCGGGTGGATACGGGACAAGGCGCAGGGTGCGGACGTGACACCGGGCGCGTTGCCGGAGAAGCCACCGGATCCGCCGCCGTGCGGACCCCACACAGTGCAAGTGTTGCGGACATACGGCGACGCGTTGTTCCACTACGAGTTCGCAACGAGCGGCGAGCGCAGCATCGCGCGGGGATACACGAAGGCGGTTCAGCGCGCGAAGCGGCTGATTTACCTGGAGGATCAATATCTTTGGTCCGAAGAGGTCGCGCAGCTCTTCGTCGACGCGCTGACCGCCAATCCGCAGCTGCATTTGGTTGCGGTCGTGCCGCGGTACTTCGACTTGGAGGGCGGACTGGGCGGGCCGCCGACTCTGGTGGGCCGGCATCTCGCGATCGATGAATGCCGACGTGCCGGGCCGGGGCGTGTGCACATATTCGATGTCGAAAACCATTGTGGCACACCGGTATACGTGCATTCCAAGGTGTGTGTTCTTGACGACGAGTGGGCCTGCATCGGCAGTGACAACTTCAACAGACGGTCGTGGACGCACGATAGCGAGTTGTCGTGTGCGGTGGTGGATGACACCGGTGAGTTCGCGCGTGACCTCCGATTGCGGCTGATGCGAGAACATTTGGATCGCGCCGCCGATGGCAGCGAGGACGGTGGTTTGGTCGATCCGGCGAGCGCGGTCGACGAGATCGTCGCGTCCGCGCAGGAGTTGGACAGGTGGCACGAGTCGGGAGGCTTGGGACCTCGTCCGCCGGGCCGGTTGCGGGTGCACAAGGCCGAACGGCTCCATCCGATCAATCGCATGTGGGCCGAGCCTGTGTACCGGTTGCTCTATGACCCCGACGGCCGGTCGTATCTCGACCGGGTCCGGCGGCGGTTGTGA
- a CDS encoding serine hydrolase domain-containing protein, translating to MPAVRRLLAIACAFAMLTGCAPGALPTATPTSTTDTAKADAVMRIVRDTMEERHLKAVIVRVTIDGKEIVTHAVGESMTGVPASTAMHFRNGAVAISYVSTLLLKLVDEKKVSLDDKLSKWLPEIPHADKVTLGQLAQMTSGYVDYVIGNTAMNDALYANPFRRWTVHDILGYAIDQPLLYAPGTNWNYAHTNYVLLGLALEKATGQEMSKLLSDKVLRPLGLTNTTNSLTPEIPSPVLHAFSSERRAFLKIPTGTPFYEESTFWDPSWTITHGAIQTTNIYDMEATAVGIGSGRLLTPDSYQKMVSTGLRGKTHKQPGCTTCDEMTDAYTYGLGIVITGNWLVQNPMFGGYGAIEAYLPSQKIAIAAAVTFAPEAFDDQGDYDNAADPLFRKIAAELAPDDAPPLPPKK from the coding sequence ATGCCCGCCGTAAGGCGTCTCCTCGCGATCGCATGCGCCTTCGCCATGCTGACCGGCTGCGCGCCCGGCGCACTGCCAACCGCGACGCCGACCTCGACCACCGACACCGCCAAGGCCGACGCCGTGATGCGGATCGTCCGCGACACCATGGAAGAAAGGCACCTCAAGGCCGTCATCGTGCGTGTGACCATCGACGGCAAGGAAATCGTCACCCATGCTGTCGGCGAATCCATGACAGGAGTGCCCGCGAGCACCGCCATGCACTTCCGCAACGGCGCCGTCGCGATCTCGTATGTCTCCACGCTATTGCTCAAACTCGTCGACGAGAAGAAGGTCAGCCTCGACGACAAGCTGTCGAAGTGGCTTCCCGAGATACCCCATGCCGACAAAGTCACGCTCGGCCAGCTGGCCCAGATGACGTCGGGTTACGTCGACTACGTCATTGGCAACACCGCAATGAACGACGCCCTTTACGCAAACCCGTTCCGGCGCTGGACCGTCCACGACATTCTCGGGTATGCCATCGACCAGCCGCTGCTCTATGCGCCCGGTACCAATTGGAACTACGCCCACACCAACTATGTGCTGCTCGGACTGGCGCTGGAGAAAGCCACCGGCCAGGAGATGTCGAAGCTGTTGTCGGACAAGGTTCTTCGTCCACTCGGCCTGACAAACACGACCAACAGCCTGACCCCAGAGATTCCGTCGCCCGTCCTTCACGCATTCAGCTCCGAACGCCGGGCCTTCCTCAAGATCCCCACCGGCACACCGTTCTACGAGGAGTCGACGTTCTGGGACCCGTCCTGGACGATCACCCACGGCGCGATCCAAACCACCAACATCTATGACATGGAGGCAACCGCGGTAGGCATCGGGTCCGGCCGACTGCTCACCCCCGATTCCTACCAGAAGATGGTGTCCACCGGCCTTCGCGGCAAGACCCATAAACAGCCGGGCTGCACCACCTGTGACGAGATGACCGACGCCTACACCTACGGTCTCGGCATTGTCATCACCGGCAACTGGCTGGTGCAGAACCCGATGTTCGGTGGCTACGGCGCCATCGAGGCCTATTTACCTTCACAGAAGATCGCAATCGCCGCCGCAGTCACCTTTGCCCCTGAAGCTTTCGACGACCAGGGCGACTACGACAACGCCGCCGATCCGCTGTTCCGCAAGATCGCCGCCGAACTCGCCCCTGACGATGCGCCACCCCTGCCACCGAAGAAATAA
- a CDS encoding type 1 glutamine amidotransferase: protein MAPKVLFLVNEHLATEALLGDAFTESGFDVETFEVVPAERIDSPAADVTFPDPTGYDVIVPLGARWPVYDEALQRTWVGAETQLVRDAADAGVALLGVCFGGQLLAQAFGGSVARSAVPEIGWYNVETDNPELVPGGPWFQWHFDRWTLPPGATEIARTANSSQAFVLGRALALQFHPEIDAELLDVWLADDRDGDVVGAGLSHDELRERTTELAGDAGNRIRGLVRGFLTHVARQPCPSS, encoded by the coding sequence GTGGCGCCCAAAGTCCTATTCCTCGTAAACGAACACCTCGCAACCGAAGCCCTGCTGGGCGACGCGTTCACCGAATCCGGCTTCGACGTCGAGACCTTCGAAGTCGTGCCCGCCGAACGCATCGACAGCCCCGCGGCCGACGTGACCTTCCCCGACCCGACCGGCTATGACGTGATCGTTCCGCTCGGCGCGCGCTGGCCCGTCTACGACGAGGCGCTGCAACGCACCTGGGTGGGCGCCGAGACACAACTTGTGCGCGACGCCGCCGACGCCGGCGTGGCACTGCTTGGCGTGTGCTTCGGCGGCCAGCTGCTCGCCCAGGCGTTCGGCGGATCGGTCGCGCGGTCGGCCGTTCCGGAGATCGGCTGGTATAACGTCGAAACCGACAACCCCGAACTGGTGCCCGGCGGGCCGTGGTTTCAATGGCATTTCGACCGATGGACACTGCCGCCGGGTGCCACCGAGATCGCGAGGACGGCGAACTCGTCGCAGGCGTTCGTGCTCGGTCGTGCACTCGCGCTGCAGTTTCACCCTGAGATCGACGCCGAGCTGCTGGACGTGTGGCTGGCCGACGACCGCGATGGCGACGTTGTCGGGGCCGGCCTCAGTCACGACGAATTACGTGAGCGCACAACCGAACTCGCCGGTGACGCAGGCAACAGAATTCGCGGCTTGGTGCGCGGATTCCTCACGCACGTGGCGCGTCAGCCCTGTCCGAGTTCGTGA
- a CDS encoding TIGR01777 family oxidoreductase encodes MGIEYESVVEDPIADVFAWHSRPGAMPRLVPPWQPMRVVAETTSLADGRAVLGLPGGLRWVAQHDPSAFDPPHRFVDELSSQGPSSWPARVIGWWRHTHEFSEATGGTRVYDHVDTSVPAAALRSTFVYRHRQLAQDLAAHRAAGLGPTVVAITGASGLVGSALSAFLSTGGHRVIRLVRRPARNELERQWNPDSPAPDLLSGVDAVLHLAGASIAGRFTDRHMAAIRDSRIEPTRRLADAAGLTGDGPATFISASAIGYYGFDRGDALLSEESVRGDGFLADVVADWEAATTPAAESGLRVVNVRTGIVQSARGGTLKLMRPLFAAGLGGRLGSGEQWLSWIGLDDLLDVYHRALYDARLSGPVNAVAPEPVRNADYTRALAGVLHRPARLPVPSLGPRLLLGEQGARELAAANQRVVPTKLTTLGHRFRRSKLTHALAHELGQG; translated from the coding sequence ATGGGCATCGAATACGAAAGCGTCGTTGAGGATCCGATCGCAGACGTCTTCGCGTGGCACAGCCGCCCCGGTGCGATGCCTCGGTTGGTGCCGCCCTGGCAGCCGATGAGGGTGGTGGCGGAGACGACGTCGCTGGCCGACGGGCGCGCGGTGCTCGGCCTGCCGGGCGGACTTCGGTGGGTAGCGCAGCATGATCCGTCGGCCTTCGATCCGCCGCACCGGTTCGTCGACGAATTGTCTTCGCAGGGCCCGTCATCGTGGCCCGCGCGGGTCATCGGGTGGTGGCGGCATACGCACGAGTTCAGCGAGGCGACCGGTGGCACACGGGTCTACGACCACGTCGACACCTCGGTGCCCGCTGCGGCACTGCGTTCGACGTTTGTCTATCGGCACCGGCAGCTGGCGCAGGATTTGGCCGCGCATCGCGCTGCCGGATTGGGCCCAACAGTCGTTGCGATCACAGGCGCGTCCGGTCTTGTCGGCTCCGCATTGTCGGCATTTCTGAGCACCGGTGGGCATCGCGTCATCCGGCTCGTGCGTCGTCCCGCACGCAATGAGCTTGAGCGACAATGGAACCCGGATAGTCCCGCACCGGATCTCTTATCAGGTGTCGATGCGGTCCTACACCTGGCGGGCGCGTCGATCGCCGGGCGGTTCACCGATCGTCACATGGCCGCGATTCGTGACAGTCGCATCGAGCCGACGCGTAGGCTCGCCGACGCCGCGGGTTTGACCGGCGACGGCCCGGCCACGTTCATCAGCGCATCGGCGATCGGCTACTACGGGTTCGACCGCGGGGATGCGCTGCTGAGTGAGGAAAGCGTGCGCGGCGACGGTTTTCTGGCCGACGTGGTAGCCGACTGGGAGGCGGCGACGACGCCCGCCGCGGAGTCAGGACTGCGCGTGGTCAACGTGCGCACGGGGATCGTACAGTCGGCGCGCGGTGGCACATTGAAGCTGATGCGCCCGCTGTTCGCGGCGGGGTTGGGCGGTCGGCTTGGCAGCGGGGAGCAGTGGTTGTCGTGGATCGGGCTCGACGACCTGCTCGACGTCTACCACCGGGCGCTGTACGACGCTCGGTTGAGCGGGCCCGTCAACGCCGTCGCACCCGAACCCGTGCGCAACGCCGACTACACCAGGGCGCTCGCAGGGGTGCTGCACCGCCCGGCGAGACTGCCGGTGCCGTCGCTGGGTCCACGACTGTTGTTGGGGGAGCAGGGCGCCCGCGAGTTGGCCGCGGCTAATCAGCGGGTGGTGCCGACCAAACTGACTACGCTGGGCCACCGGTTTCGGCGATCAAAGCTCACCCACGCGCTGGCTCACGAACTCGGACAGGGCTGA
- a CDS encoding phosphoribosyltransferase produces the protein MSGWSGLARRHANRTFRDRRDAGHVLAEELASYRGRDNLVVLGLARGGVPVGWEVASFLHAPLDVFLVRKLGVPQWEELAMGAIATGGGVVVNDNLVRNLGISTEQLQAAIDRETEELHRRESVYRGDRGPVDIAGNTVILVDDGIATGASMLAAVRAVRAADPAQVVVAVPVGPASACQQLAEEADDVVCATMPPGFEAVGQVFEDFHQVTDDEVRELLAAPTV, from the coding sequence ATGAGCGGATGGAGCGGGCTCGCCCGCCGACATGCAAACCGCACCTTCCGGGACCGCCGAGATGCCGGCCATGTCCTGGCTGAGGAGTTGGCGTCCTATCGCGGCAGGGACAACCTCGTAGTGCTGGGCCTAGCGCGTGGCGGCGTGCCCGTCGGCTGGGAGGTCGCGTCGTTCCTGCACGCGCCGCTGGACGTTTTCCTGGTGCGCAAGCTCGGTGTGCCGCAATGGGAGGAACTCGCGATGGGCGCCATCGCGACAGGTGGCGGCGTGGTGGTGAATGACAACCTGGTGCGCAATCTCGGCATCAGCACTGAGCAACTCCAGGCCGCGATCGACCGGGAGACCGAGGAACTTCATCGCCGTGAGAGTGTTTACCGCGGCGACCGTGGACCGGTCGACATCGCCGGCAACACCGTGATCCTCGTCGACGACGGCATCGCCACCGGTGCCAGCATGCTCGCCGCCGTGCGCGCCGTGCGCGCCGCTGACCCGGCCCAAGTCGTGGTCGCGGTGCCGGTGGGCCCGGCGTCAGCGTGCCAGCAGCTGGCTGAGGAGGCCGATGACGTGGTGTGCGCGACGATGCCACCGGGATTTGAAGCCGTCGGCCAGGTTTTTGAAGACTTCCATCAGGTCACCGACGACGAAGTGCGCGAATTGCTCGCTGCGCCAACGGTTTAA
- the wag31 gene encoding DivIVA-like cell division protein Wag31 gives MPLTPADVHNVAFSKPPIGKRGYNEDEVDAFLDLVENELTRLIEENADLRQRVAELDQELGTARSGGGGQPTTAIPLYEPEPEPAPTPAPQPVYDAPPPQPAAPVSEDSHIKAAKVLSLAQDTADRLTGTAKAESDKMLADARAQADAMVSEARQTAETTVAEARQRADAMLADAQTRSEAQLRQAQEKADALQADAERKHSEIMGTINQQRTVLEGRLEQLRTFEREYRTRLKTYLESQLEELGQRGSAAPVDSSANNDGGGFNQFNRGNN, from the coding sequence ATGCCGCTCACACCAGCCGACGTCCACAACGTCGCGTTCAGCAAGCCACCGATCGGCAAGCGCGGCTATAACGAGGACGAGGTCGACGCCTTTCTCGATCTGGTAGAGAACGAGCTGACTCGGCTCATCGAAGAGAACGCCGATCTTCGTCAGCGCGTCGCAGAACTGGATCAGGAGCTGGGCACCGCCCGGTCCGGTGGCGGCGGACAGCCGACCACGGCCATCCCGCTGTATGAGCCCGAGCCGGAGCCGGCACCCACGCCCGCGCCGCAGCCGGTCTACGACGCACCGCCGCCGCAGCCCGCGGCCCCGGTCAGCGAGGACAGCCACATCAAGGCCGCCAAGGTGCTGAGCCTGGCCCAGGACACCGCGGACCGGCTGACTGGCACCGCGAAGGCCGAGTCGGACAAGATGCTCGCCGACGCCCGCGCCCAGGCCGATGCGATGGTCAGCGAGGCCAGGCAGACCGCCGAGACCACGGTGGCCGAGGCCCGTCAGCGCGCCGACGCCATGCTGGCCGACGCCCAGACCCGCTCGGAGGCGCAGCTGCGCCAGGCGCAGGAGAAGGCCGACGCCCTGCAGGCCGACGCCGAGCGGAAGCATTCCGAGATCATGGGCACCATCAACCAGCAGCGCACGGTGCTGGAAGGCCGGCTGGAGCAGCTGCGCACCTTCGAGCGCGAATACCGCACTCGACTCAAGACCTATCTGGAATCGCAGCTCGAAGAGCTGGGCCAGCGCGGTTCGGCCGCACCGGTCGATTCCAGCGCCAATAACGACGGCGGCGGCTTCAATCAATTCAACCGGGGCAACAACTAG
- a CDS encoding YggT family protein has translation MALFFEILGFALFVFWLLLIARVVVEFIRSFSRDWQPKGLTVVVLEVIMTLTDPPVKLLRRLIPQLTIGAVRFDLSIMVLLLVAFIGMQLAFGAAA, from the coding sequence TTGGCGCTCTTCTTCGAGATCCTTGGTTTCGCGCTGTTCGTGTTCTGGCTGCTGCTCATCGCGCGGGTCGTCGTCGAGTTCATTCGGTCGTTCTCCCGCGATTGGCAACCCAAGGGCCTGACCGTGGTCGTCCTCGAGGTGATCATGACGCTCACCGATCCGCCTGTGAAACTGCTTCGACGGCTCATCCCGCAGCTCACGATAGGCGCCGTCCGGTTCGATCTGTCGATCATGGTGCTACTGCTGGTGGCGTTCATCGGCATGCAGTTGGCGTTCGGCGCCGCGGCCTGA
- a CDS encoding cell division protein SepF yields MSTLHKVKAYFGMAPMDDYDDEYYEDDDRGAARGYARRGREDRFDDEGYLDRAGRGYDDRLAARDYDEPTGYRGGYRDEDRFEARLRGPRDFDRPTPRFSALRGSTRGALAMDPRRMAELFEAGSPLSKITTLRPKDYSEARTIGERFRDGTPVIMDLVSMDNADAKRLVDFAAGLAFALRGSFDKVATKVFLLSPADIDVSAEERRRIAEAGFYAYQ; encoded by the coding sequence ATGAGCACACTGCACAAGGTCAAGGCCTACTTCGGTATGGCGCCGATGGATGACTACGACGACGAGTACTACGAAGACGACGACCGCGGTGCCGCGCGTGGCTACGCCCGCCGTGGCCGCGAGGACCGGTTCGACGACGAGGGCTACCTGGATCGGGCTGGCCGCGGCTACGACGACCGGCTGGCCGCACGTGACTACGACGAGCCCACGGGCTACCGCGGCGGGTACCGCGACGAGGACCGGTTCGAGGCACGGCTGCGCGGCCCGCGGGACTTCGACCGGCCGACGCCCAGGTTCAGTGCCCTGCGCGGCTCGACCCGCGGCGCGCTCGCGATGGACCCGCGGCGGATGGCTGAGCTCTTCGAAGCGGGCAGCCCGCTGTCGAAGATCACCACGCTGCGCCCGAAGGACTACAGCGAGGCCCGCACGATCGGCGAACGCTTCCGCGACGGCACCCCGGTGATCATGGACCTGGTGTCCATGGACAACGCGGACGCCAAGCGGCTGGTGGACTTCGCGGCAGGCCTGGCATTCGCGCTGCGGGGTTCATTCGACAAGGTGGCGACGAAGGTCTTCCTGCTCTCCCCGGCCGATATCGACGTCAGCGCCGAGGAGCGCAGGCGCATCGCGGAGGCCGGCTTCTACGCATATCAGTAG
- a CDS encoding YggS family pyridoxal phosphate-dependent enzyme: MASGREIELADALAALRARLARAAKAADRNANEIEMLPITKFFPASDVLILHKLGCLEFGESREQEASNKSAEVGAVLGAQPIRWHMVGRIQRNKARSIAGWAYAAHSVDSAKLIAALDRAAVEALEHGSRPEPLRVYLQLSLDGDESRGGVDIGRPDSVDELCAAIAAADGLEFVGLMAIPPLDADPDDAFARLHEEKERVQKSYDQRLGLSAGMSSDLESAVKHGSTCVRVGTALMGQRPLTSP, encoded by the coding sequence ATGGCTAGTGGGCGTGAAATCGAACTGGCTGATGCGCTTGCCGCGTTGCGCGCCCGCCTCGCGCGCGCTGCGAAGGCTGCCGATCGCAATGCAAATGAAATTGAAATGCTGCCTATTACGAAATTCTTTCCGGCTAGCGATGTTCTTATATTGCACAAGTTAGGGTGCCTCGAATTTGGTGAATCGCGCGAACAGGAAGCGTCGAATAAAAGCGCGGAAGTCGGTGCCGTGTTGGGCGCGCAGCCCATTCGCTGGCACATGGTCGGACGGATTCAGCGCAACAAAGCGCGCTCGATCGCGGGCTGGGCCTATGCGGCGCACTCGGTCGACAGCGCCAAGCTGATCGCCGCTCTGGATCGCGCCGCCGTCGAGGCGCTGGAACACGGCAGTCGGCCCGAGCCGCTACGCGTTTACCTCCAGCTGAGTCTCGACGGCGACGAGTCGAGGGGCGGCGTCGACATCGGTCGGCCCGATTCCGTGGATGAACTCTGCGCGGCCATCGCGGCCGCGGACGGGTTGGAGTTCGTCGGGCTGATGGCGATCCCGCCCTTGGACGCCGATCCCGACGACGCGTTCGCGCGCCTGCACGAAGAAAAGGAACGGGTGCAAAAGTCCTATGACCAGCGGCTCGGACTGTCGGCGGGCATGTCCAGCGACCTCGAGAGCGCGGTCAAACACGGTTCCACGTGTGTGCGTGTCGGTACCGCGCTAATGGGGCAACGACCGCTAACGTCACCCTGA